The Thermoanaerobaculia bacterium DNA window GTGCGGGAGGGATGGGCGAGGTCTATAAGGCGCGCGACTCGCGACTCGGGCGCGAGGTCGCGATCAAGGTGCTGCCTCCTCACCTCTCGAGAGATCCGGGGCTCAAGCAAAGATTCGAACGCGAGGCGCGAGCCATCGCAGCGCTCTCCCATCCGAACATCTGTGCGATTCATGACGTGGGCAGCCAGAACGGCGTCGAGTATCTCGTCATGGAGCTCCTCGAAGGTCAGACGCTGGCGGATCGGCTGGACAGGGGCGCGCTGCCCGCTGATCAGGCGCTGAAATTCGGCGTCGAGATCGCCGACGCGCTCGACCGCGCGCACCGCGCCGGGATCGTGCACCGGGATCTGAAGCCGGGCAACATCATGTTGACGAAATCGGGAGTCAAGCTCCTCGATTTCGGCCTGGCGAAGTTCGCTGCCAGCGAGGAGCCTGTTTCCGATCTCTCCGTCCTCCCGGCTCGACCGGCGGCGAGCCAACCGCTGACCGACAAGGGCGCCATCATGGGGACCTTTCAGTACATGGCGCCCGAACAGCTCAAGGGGAAGGAAGCCGATCCGCGAACCGACATCTTCGCCTTCGGGTGCGTTCTCTACGAGATGGCGACGGGGAAGGCTGCGTTTGCGCACGCGAGCCAGGCGTCGCTGATGTCAGCGATCCTGAAGCCGGAGCCGAGGCCGGTCCCGGAGCTCGATTCTCTGGCTCCCCCCGCGTTCGAACGGCTCGTGAAAATGTGTCTCGCCAACGACCCCGAGGACCGCTGGCAGGACACCCGCGACGTTCGCAACGAGCTCGTCTGGATCGCGCAGACGGGAGCGCAAGCGGGAGCGACCGTCCTCGGTGCGCGTCGCCGAATCCGGGAGCGCGTGGCGTGGACAGCCGCCGGCGCTGCGCTCGCCGTCGCTCTGATCGCCGCGGTGACGGCGATGCGACGGACGGCGGCACCGCGCCCGATCAAGGCGGCAATTCTCCCGTCGCAGGGCGTCCGGTTCTCTTCGAACTCGACCGCGCCGAACCTCCTGGCCCTCTCGCCCGACGGCGCCCGCCTCGCTTACTGCGCTCACTCCGGCATGGCATCCGACCGGCTGTGGATTCAGGCGCTCGACTCGGGCGAAGCCCGGCCCCTCGAGGGGACCGAAGGCGCTTCTCAGCCGTTCTGGTCACCCGACGGCCGGTCGCTCGGCTTCTTCGCGCATCGCAAGTTGAAGCGCGTCGGCGCCGAGGGAGGGCCCGTCCTGACGCTCGCGACCGCCATCAATCCGCGCGGCGGGTCCTGGAATGCGACGGGCACGATCCTCTTCACCCCGAATCACGCCTCGCCTGTTTTTCGCGTGCCGGCCGAGGGAGGCGTCGCGACCGCGGTGACAAGGCTCGACAAGGCCGGTGGAGAAGCCACGCATCGCTACCCGGAGTTCCTCCCGGACGGGCGGCACTTCCTGTATCTCGCGCGGGGCGGCGGCGCAGGCGCCGGCGAGGAACCGGTCGTCTATGCGGGCTCCATCGACGCGCCCGGCCGGAAGCCCGTGGTGAGAGTGGCTTCGAACGTCGCGTACGCTTCCGGCCACATTCTCTTCATGAGGCAGGGAATTCTCGTGGCCCAGCCCTTCGACCTCGGAAGCCTCGCGACCCGGGGCGAAGCCGTCACGATC harbors:
- a CDS encoding protein kinase; protein product: MLSPLGAGGMGEVYKARDSRLGREVAIKVLPPHLSRDPGLKQRFEREARAIAALSHPNICAIHDVGSQNGVEYLVMELLEGQTLADRLDRGALPADQALKFGVEIADALDRAHRAGIVHRDLKPGNIMLTKSGVKLLDFGLAKFAASEEPVSDLSVLPARPAASQPLTDKGAIMGTFQYMAPEQLKGKEADPRTDIFAFGCVLYEMATGKAAFAHASQASLMSAILKPEPRPVPELDSLAPPAFERLVKMCLANDPEDRWQDTRDVRNELVWIAQTGAQAGATVLGARRRIRERVAWTAAGAALAVALIAAVTAMRRTAAPRPIKAAILPSQGVRFSSNSTAPNLLALSPDGARLAYCAHSGMASDRLWIQALDSGEARPLEGTEGASQPFWSPDGRSLGFFAHRKLKRVGAEGGPVLTLATAINPRGGSWNATGTILFTPNHASPVFRVPAEGGVATAVTRLDKAGGEATHRYPEFLPDGRHFLYLARGGGAGAGEEPVVYAGSIDAPGRKPVVRVASNVAYASGHILFMRQGILVAQPFDLGSLATRGEAVTIAANARMDERYSRGSFSVSTNGVLAYQTGKLLRRDVLRRYDRSGRVLDTLGEPTTFFDDGSPTISPDGSRAAVAILGERGISGIWLINTKSGVRSRFTLDDDDHTSAAWFPDGSHLAMEGGLEGAARLLLKAADGSGTVQALIERRASSVAACSFSPTGRFLLFTEETEKTGTDILILPLVGGGEPTTLTATAAQEDGAQFSPNGRFVAYSSDATGRVEIYVAAFPRPGDMWQVSQEGGREPRWSRDGKELFFFSRDNWLMAAAVETAASRFEVTAISPLFQVPSRGSEFNWRYDVFPDGKHFLVGTPADDD